The Labeo rohita strain BAU-BD-2019 chromosome 19, IGBB_LRoh.1.0, whole genome shotgun sequence genome window below encodes:
- the zc3h12ab gene encoding ribonuclease ZC3H12A — translation MSAEISTIPALQLYLDSFWSSHSSDINTTNAWETAPTFLYNPPVSSSVRMDPAQSSPTPDESSELGSSAEFQAQLDLFLKLGFSQTQVRAAFLKLGLNADTNRVLGELIQAAGESEEREERTASPVLVSRGDASSKVRSAQNYCHNTPAVTSTSEELGEDEDALRPIVIDGSNVAMSHGNKEVFSCLGIQLAVNFFLERGHVDITVFVPSWRKEQPRPDVPITDQHILRELERRKLLVFTPSRRVAGKRVVCYDDRFIVKLAYDSDGIIVSNDTYRDLQGERPEWKRFIEERLLMYSFVNDKFMPPDDPLGRHGPTLDNFLRKTPRIPKKQPCPYGKKCTYGIKCKFSHPERTKQSQRSLADELRDKAKISSTPHKTQPVSSQSPSLEEVMEQKLSLDTGSLKKSYASENVLVIKAAPQPTQRKFPSKKERRPSPTNLDSFPNGSQERLDSGLGSYECHSPESSHSDRYCDNRKSKPSSSGRHRYVPPNSQPCSCCSYQSLSTGGTGQHHSIGLPSSPNPAYSQPRYHSYGGGPVYPPVNMSQYSFPQSRGPPPQQGYWSDHYGGYPPASHNAMHPERGQGHWSPSNHNPQWSEREQVRKKLLAIFNARLVDRAMDMFPYLLDPQRLAAEILTLQSQDGAF, via the exons ATGAGTGCTGAAATCAGCACCATCCCTGCGTTACAACTGTATTTGGATTCCTTTTGGTCATCCCACAGCTCTGACATAAACACCACCAACGCATGGGAAACAGCACCCACATTTTTGTACAACCCTCCCGTTTCCAGTAGCGTTAGAATGGACCCGGCCCAGTCCAGCCCGACTCCAGATGAATCCTCAGAACTGGGCTCATCTGCTGAGTTTCAGGCCCAGCTCGACCTGTTCCTCAAGCTGGGGTTTTCCCAAACGCAGGTCCGTGCCGCTTTCCTGAAACTCGGCCTCAACGCAGACACCAACAGGGTTTTGGGTGAGCTGATACAAGCTGCTGGGGAATCAGAGGAGAGAGAGGAACGTACAGCCTCCCCGGTGCTGGTTTCACGTGGGGATGCTTCCAGTAAGGTCCGAAGTGCCCAAAATTACTGTCATAACACTCCAGCTGTGACAAGCACTTCAGAAGAGCTGGGAGAGGATGAGGACGCGCTCAGACCGATTGTCATTGATGGGTCTAATGTAGCCATGAG CCACGGGAACAAGGAAGTTTTTTCCTGTCTGGGAATTCAGTTGGCAGTAAACTTCTTCCTGGAGCGAGGTCACGTTGATATCACAGTGTTTGTGCCTTCCTGGAGAAAAGAGCAGCCGCGACCTGATGTGCCCATTACAG aTCAGCACATTCTGCGTGAATTAGAGCGGAGGAAGCTCTTAGTGTTCACACCGTCCAGAAGGGTGGCTGGAAAACGTGTGGTTTGCTACGACGACCGCTTTATCGTGAAGTTGGCGTACGATTCTGACGGCATCATTGTATCCAACGACACTTACCGAGATCTCCAAGGAGAACGTCCTGAGTGGAAGCGTTTTATAGAGGAGAGGCTTCTGATGTATTCGTTCGTGAATGACAA GTTTATGCCTCCGGATGACCCTCTAGGAAGACATGGACCCACCCTAGACAACTTTCTGAGGAAGACTCCACGTATTCCTAAGAAACAGCCTTGTCCTTATG GAAAGAAGTGCACTTATGGAATCAAGTGCAAGTTCAGTCATCCAGAACGAACCAAGCAATCCCAGCGTTCCCTGGCTGACGAGCTCCGAGACAAAGCCAAAATTTCATCCACGCCACACAAAACTCAGCCGGTTTCCAGTCAGAGTCCGTCTTTGGAGGAAGTTATGGAACAGAAACTCTCCCTGGACACTGGATCTCTCAAGAAGAGTTATGCCAGTGAAAACGTCCTCGTCATTAAAGCAGCCCCCCAGCCGACTCAAAGGAAGTTTCCTTCGAAAAAAGAACGTCGGCCTTCGCCAACAAATCTAGATTCCTTTCCCAATGGATCTCAGGAGCGTTTGGATTCTGGCTTGGGATCCTACGAATGCCATTCTCCTGAATCTTCCCATTCTGATCGCTACTGCGACAACAGGAAGTCCAAACCATCCAGCAGTGGGCGGCATCGCTACGTTCCGCCCAATAGCCAACCCTGCAGTTGCTGTTCCTACCAGTCCCTCAGCACCGGTGGAACCGGTCAGCACCATAGCATTGGTCTGCCCAGCTCACCAAACCCTGCTTACTCCCAACCCCGGTATCACTCCTATGGAGGAGGTCCAGTTTACCCACCTGTTAACATGTCCCAGTATTCATTTCCACAAAGCAGAGGGCCTCCTCCCCAACAGGGCTACTGGTCTGACCATTATGGTGGCTATCCTCCAGCATCCCACAATGCCATGCATCCAGAGAGAGGACAAGGACACTGGTCACCTTCCAATCACAATCCTCAGTGGTCTGAACGGGAGCAAGTGAGGAAGAAATTACTTGCAATTTTCAACGCACGTTTGGTGGACAGAGCCATGGACATGTTCCCATATCTCCTGGACCCACAAAGACTGGCCGCAGAGATTTTGACCCTTCAGTCTCAGGATGGGGCTTTTTAA